The Pseudoliparis swirei isolate HS2019 ecotype Mariana Trench unplaced genomic scaffold, NWPU_hadal_v1 hadal_153, whole genome shotgun sequence genome contains the following window.
CGtgctacagtcctccgctctaccaactgagctatcgaaggatccagaaactctgacatttatgcagcctctgtatcgtaactaaattgaACCCCCCCCaaacatttttacaaatatttgacaaaaaagtgTTTTCCAAAATATATGACAACAAACAATTCTCTCAGATAtttgacaatttttttttaacaaaaaatggtttaaaaaatatttaacgaAAAAGTTttgcaaaaaatattaaacaatgcaaagagtcaaactacaaaacgttcttccttcgagccggatttgaaccagcgacctaaggatacctgaaCCGTCAATAGAGAATATCATGCTTCAGTCCTCcactctaccaactgagctatcgaaggatccagAACCTCTAGAAATGTAttcagcctctgtatcgtaactaaatatgacgCCAAAGCAAtgtccgtttccaaacatcaaaccaccataattcgagccggatttgaaccagcgacctaaggataccttcatactttcaacagagaatatcatcctacagtcctccgctctaccaactgagctatcgaaggattcagaaactctgacattttttctgcctctgtatcgtaactaaattgaacccccccccaaaaaagtgacaaatatttgacaaaaaagttNNNNNNNNNNNNNNNNNNNNNNNNNNNNNNNNNNNNNNNNNNNNNNNNNNNNNNNNNNNNNNNNNNNNNNNNNNNNNNNNNNNNNNNNNNNNNNNNNNNNNNNNNNNNNNNNNNNNNNNNNNNNNNNNNNNNNNNNNNNNNNNNNNNNNNNNNNNNNNNNNNNNNNNNNNNNNNNNNNNNNNNNNNNNNNNNNNNNNNNNNNNNNNNNNNNNNNNNNNNNNNNNNNNNNNNNNNNNNNNNNNNNNNNNNNNNNNNNNNNNNNNNNNNNNNNNNNNNNNNNNNNNNNGCCTGTACTCGTCTCTCACCTacgagagaaaacacacacacacacaccccggagGGAacgagtaaacacacacacacacacgccgttcATTACTTTAGTGCGGGGAGGTTCGTCTGGAAGAAATGTACATCCTGGATGCTATTTGCCTGCATTTCCAGTCCAATATTTACATTTCCCTCATTTAGTCTCCCAGAGAGCTCGCCGTCTCCCGCCGCAACACAATTAAGACGATATTATGTATTTGTTAACAGCGCGATATAGACTTTCcgggtttttttgttgttgaaatgccACGATGTAGTCATGCCGTCTCTCCAAAAGGCCACGCTTTAATCGTGCATAATTTATTTTGGACGGGCGTATCACTTTCTAAATACCATACGGGTGGATTAGAATGTCAGCGGGGCGTATTGATTTCTTTGAATGCCATTTTCATATTCCATAATGTggtgtgttttaatgttgttggTGCAAAACTTCTCGAGTGGGAAAGACGGACGAGACGGAGACGTCATGAGCGTCGTCGTGTTGGACAACGTGACTTCTCCTGGTCGCTTTTATTAGAAAAGTGAGTTTATTCATTATTGTTATAATTTGTCATTTTGTTTTGCCTGTTTTGTATtaatttctttttcctgttttcctctttacaattgtaatcCGATTCAAACGTAcacacaaaaaattaaaatacttaTTTGATTACTGtatatcatattgtgcattataaataaagtatatatatatatattaaaaaaaggaggaaaaagaaaagtgagttTACAATCTTTTTCACAGGTGCACACAGGGTTTTGGGATTGAAGCCGCTGAGGTGAAGTCGGTTTGATACACACAAGTTTTTTTGGGAAACTGCATTCAGCAAATGGAATATTAAATCTGATTGGGCATACATACATTTATCGGGCAAGATAATTCCCAGTAACAATCTAACTGGTATGACAGACACTAATTTGCTCCTCTCTGTGGAAATCTGTTCTATAACGcatctaataaataaatatcatacATACTTAAAAATTGCTCATATCATCAAATCTGATGGTAGTCACCAGCGgcaaacatttacatttgaagTAAAAAAGTGTAAATGTGATTCTGAGTTTTGCATAATTCCGTTATTACCTCATCCAAGCGGCGTGTGCCACCATGTGAGGTGACGTTGGGGTTTGTCCACAACGATGCAGCCCACTCAGAATACTCTCTTCCATATACTGACAAGATGATTCTGAACCATAACCGTTTAGGAATAACTTTAGGATGACAACGCTCTGTGTCGGGACGCCCCGACAGATTCACCTCGGAGCTAAAAACAACATAAGCGCGTTGGATTGTCCACAACTGCACAAGATGTGAGGACATTTTaccattttttcccccacccTCTTATTTTCCATTAATTCACCATAACTGACGTTTCATGGTGACCTCAAACCTcgttcagggttcttacacatgttgaccaatggatttccaggacttttccaggacttttaaccaaatttccatgaacaaactgaaatctcggtatatacatgaacatttttgaaaatgttgcgtattgagagcgtacgccggcttatattttgagcgtctttctttaaaaaaaaacatattaattatttcaaactcggcgtaaatgaacatgtgattataacacatttccatgacttttccaaaacttttatgatttaaattttttccaggacttctccaggcctggaaatgaccattttaagattccatgacttttccaggttttccatgaccgtacggaccctgctCGCTCATCTTGGCGCTGCAACGTCTTAATTATCAGCGGACATATATGAACAGTGACATCGCTGCATTTGGCTCAtatgaggccacacacacagcctggtgGATTTATTGGCCTTGCTCTACTTCAAGTATCGACGTTATGTCAATCAAAATGGTTCCTTTCAGCTCACGAAGcttcaaataaatgaaatctaGCTCGCTGCGCAGTCTGAAACCCATCATCGCCGCACGGGCTTCACACAAGAACAAACTAGTCgatcctcacctgtcctcccgATTTGCCGCGGCCGTACTGCCGCCCCTCCTTGAAGCCGGCGTCCCAGTCCGTCCTGATGATGCGGTCGTCCAGCCGCGTGCCGTTGATGAAGCGCATGGCGTTCTCGGCCCCTGTGCGCGTGTAGTACCTGGTCACGGCGGAGGTTAAGGTCCGTCGCAGGCGGCGAACACTTAAACACGGTCACTTTGTGGAATATTAGTCAAACTTAAATGCTGCATGGAAGACAGATGGCGGACGTGTTACTGGAGGTGCGTTTGCTGTGAGAACGAATGAACGCTTGAATGCACGAAGGATACTCGACGAAGCAGAAGCCACAGGCCGTCTTCTTGACTTTGTCCAGGCCGATGACGATGCGCTTCACGTCTCCGCTTTTAGAAAATATGTCGTGGACCTGCCAATCAAAAGTGAGAAACGTGTAAGAGATGATAAGAAGCAGCAGTTGAACTTTAGAAGGCTATCctcaaagtattttttttaattttttacactCATTCAATATTTTACCATAACTAACCAAAAACCGGACAATTAAAGTCAGGTTCAGTTAAAATCTCTTTAAGTAATAGGGGTTTAAGGAAATAGATATAAACTTGAGGATTGTGATACTGTGTTCTGTGGCAGACGGTGGCTCACATGGCTCAAAAA
Protein-coding sequences here:
- the ncbp2 gene encoding nuclear cap-binding protein subunit 2, which translates into the protein MSAKLNALVSDSYVDVSQYRDQHFKGNRYDQEKLLKQSHTLYVGNLSFYSTEDQVHDIFSKSGDVKRIVIGLDKVKKTACGFCFVEYYTRTGAENAMRFINGTRLDDRIIRTDWDAGFKEGRQYGRGKSGGQVRDEY